In Nocardioides faecalis, the following proteins share a genomic window:
- a CDS encoding histidine phosphatase family protein — MSTPDTIVHLVRHGEVHNPQGVLYGRRDGFHLSERGRAMADRVAGALGGNDITVLRSSPLERARETAAPLAAALGMEVGTEERVLESTNRFEGLTFGKGNNALRNPLLWRHLYNPFKPSWGEPYRDIVTRMMAAIHDARRDAAGHEAVLVSHQLPIWTTRLAAEKRSFLHDPRKRQCTLCSITSFGFAGDELVQISYSEPAIDLIPTGDIAAPFSAGDAPEENKPEGTPPV; from the coding sequence ATGAGCACCCCCGACACGATCGTCCACCTGGTCCGCCACGGCGAGGTGCACAACCCGCAGGGCGTCCTCTACGGCCGCCGCGACGGGTTCCACCTCTCCGAACGCGGCCGGGCGATGGCCGACCGGGTCGCAGGCGCGCTCGGCGGCAACGACATCACCGTGCTGCGCTCCTCCCCGCTGGAGCGGGCCCGGGAGACCGCTGCACCGCTCGCCGCCGCCCTCGGCATGGAGGTCGGCACCGAGGAGCGGGTGCTGGAGTCCACCAACCGGTTCGAGGGCCTGACCTTCGGCAAGGGCAACAACGCGCTGCGCAACCCGTTGCTGTGGCGCCACCTCTACAACCCGTTCAAGCCCTCGTGGGGCGAGCCCTACCGGGACATCGTGACCCGGATGATGGCCGCGATCCACGACGCCCGACGCGACGCCGCCGGCCACGAGGCGGTGCTGGTCTCCCACCAGCTGCCGATCTGGACCACCCGGCTGGCAGCGGAGAAGCGCTCCTTCCTGCACGACCCGCGCAAGCGCCAGTGCACGCTGTGCTCGATCACCTCCTTCGGGTTCGCCGGCGACGAGCTGGTGCAGATCAGCTACTCCGAGCCCGCCATCGACCTCATCCCGACCGGCGACATCGCCGCGCCGTTCTCGGCGGGCGACGCGCCCGAGGAGAACAAGCCGGAGGGGACCCCGCCGGTATGA
- a CDS encoding TlpA disulfide reductase family protein, protein MSRLPHARALLVALALLLVSAAGCSDVEGTGDLEYVSGDGRVVQVAPDNRQDPVAISGTTIQGDPLDLADYRGRVVVVNVWWSLCGPCIKEMPMLVEAEAELAEEVPDQTAFVGINIRDNAPENAASFERDRNVDYPSLYDPGSETLLELGDYAPPSMPATLVLDAEGRVAALINGPVPSKATLKGLVSDTLAEAS, encoded by the coding sequence ATGAGCCGCCTCCCGCACGCCAGGGCCCTGCTCGTCGCCCTGGCTCTGCTCCTGGTGTCCGCGGCCGGGTGCTCCGACGTGGAGGGCACCGGCGACCTCGAGTACGTCTCCGGCGACGGCCGCGTCGTGCAGGTCGCCCCCGACAACCGCCAGGACCCCGTCGCCATCAGCGGTACGACGATCCAGGGCGATCCGCTCGACCTGGCCGACTACCGCGGCCGCGTCGTGGTGGTCAACGTGTGGTGGTCGCTGTGCGGGCCGTGCATCAAGGAGATGCCGATGCTCGTCGAGGCCGAGGCGGAGCTCGCCGAGGAGGTGCCGGACCAGACCGCGTTCGTCGGGATCAACATCCGTGACAACGCCCCGGAGAACGCCGCCTCGTTCGAGCGCGACCGCAACGTCGACTACCCCTCGCTCTACGACCCCGGCAGCGAGACGCTGCTGGAGCTCGGCGACTACGCGCCCCCGTCGATGCCGGCCACGCTGGTGCTCGACGCCGAGGGTCGCGTCGCGGCGCTGATCAACGGTCCCGTGCCGTCCAAGGCGACGCTCAAGGGCCTGGTGTCCGACACCCTCGCCGAGGCTTCCTGA
- a CDS encoding cytochrome c biogenesis CcdA family protein, producing the protein MQDWFTEQAAVGSLGLAVPVALVAGLVSFFSPCVLPLLPGYLSYATGLSGADLAAGEAGRRRGRMLLGSGLFVLGFAVVFVIYGTAFGSAGTWLRRWDDELQLLLGLVLIVLGLVFAGVLSWFQRDLRIHKVPAVGLGAAPLIGALFAIGWTPCVGPTFGVILNLTFADGATAARGGLLALCYALGLGLPFVAVAVGYNRLSRTLGWVRRHQVLFMRVGGAFLVLIGLLMVTGWWDHVVQWAQLRTVEFGETAL; encoded by the coding sequence ATGCAGGACTGGTTCACCGAGCAGGCCGCCGTCGGCTCGCTCGGGCTGGCGGTCCCGGTCGCGCTGGTGGCCGGGCTCGTCTCGTTCTTCTCTCCGTGCGTGCTGCCGCTGCTGCCCGGCTACCTGTCGTACGCCACCGGCCTGTCCGGCGCCGACCTGGCGGCCGGGGAGGCCGGGCGACGCCGCGGCCGGATGCTGCTCGGCTCGGGCCTGTTCGTGCTCGGCTTCGCGGTCGTCTTCGTCATCTACGGCACCGCGTTCGGCTCGGCGGGCACGTGGCTGCGCCGCTGGGACGACGAGCTGCAGCTGCTGCTCGGGCTCGTGCTGATCGTGCTCGGCCTGGTGTTCGCCGGGGTGCTCTCGTGGTTCCAGCGCGACCTGCGCATCCACAAGGTGCCCGCGGTCGGGCTCGGCGCCGCGCCGCTGATCGGCGCGCTGTTCGCGATCGGCTGGACCCCCTGCGTCGGCCCTACCTTCGGCGTCATCCTCAACCTGACCTTCGCCGACGGCGCCACCGCGGCCCGCGGCGGCCTGCTCGCGCTCTGCTACGCCCTCGGCCTCGGGCTGCCCTTCGTGGCCGTCGCGGTGGGCTACAACCGCCTCTCACGCACCCTGGGCTGGGTGCGCCGGCACCAGGTCCTCTTCATGCGGGTCGGTGGCGCGTTCCTCGTGCTGATCGGCCTGCTCATGGTCACCGGCTGGTGGGACCACGTCGTGCAGTGGGCCCAGCTGCGCACCGTCGAGTTCGGGGAGACCGCGCTGTGA
- the resB gene encoding cytochrome c biogenesis protein ResB: protein MSQTKDREHAEQPPATERRAGELTARELLRWTWRQVTSMRTALILLLLLALAAIPGSVIPQEGVDSLAVSRWKDEHPKLTPLYERLDMFSVYGSPWFSAIYLLLTISLVGCIVPRLFAYARAMRAQPPAAPRNLTRLPVHATYRTELSTEEVLDRARTVLGRRHRIRVRAAGDDFVAAERGYLREAGNLVFHLSLLVVLAGFAMGGLWGYQGGVILVQGSTFSNNLTQYDDFKPGTLFTGDQLDNFRFRVDDFRVEWLDEGPRAGQARKFEADLAYRAGDAEEKDYTLRVNHPLDIDGTQVFLIGHGYAPVITVRDGNGDVVTTGPTVFLPQDASFLSFGVVKAPWAKPGPIGLEGLFYPTFEMVDGNPVTVFGDDLLPTLSMLAFTGDLGLDDGRSQSVYVLDKSNATAVEGEDGKPFRVDLQPGDTVELPDGLGSVTFERVEPWIRVQISQTPGKEVALIGVVIALVGLCVSLFWRPRRVWVRAVPDPAGGPAGGPAGGPDGAADGAEDTMDGNGGTRVEVAVLDRSGNGEMDEVLSGLLKQLQEAPK from the coding sequence GTGAGCCAGACGAAGGACCGCGAGCACGCCGAGCAGCCGCCGGCCACCGAGCGGCGCGCCGGCGAGCTCACCGCCCGCGAGCTGCTGCGCTGGACCTGGCGCCAGGTCACCTCGATGCGCACCGCGCTGATCCTGCTCCTGCTCCTCGCCCTCGCCGCGATCCCCGGATCGGTGATCCCGCAGGAGGGCGTCGACTCCCTGGCCGTGAGCAGGTGGAAGGACGAGCACCCGAAGCTCACCCCGCTCTACGAGCGGCTCGACATGTTCTCGGTCTACGGCTCGCCGTGGTTCTCCGCGATCTACCTGCTGCTCACGATCTCCCTGGTGGGCTGCATCGTGCCGCGGCTGTTCGCCTACGCGCGTGCGATGCGCGCGCAGCCGCCCGCCGCCCCGCGCAACCTGACCCGGCTCCCGGTGCACGCCACCTACCGCACCGAGCTGTCCACCGAGGAGGTGCTGGACCGGGCGCGCACCGTGCTCGGACGCCGGCACCGGATCCGGGTCCGGGCCGCGGGCGACGACTTCGTCGCGGCCGAGCGCGGCTACCTGCGCGAGGCTGGCAACCTGGTCTTCCACCTCTCCCTGCTGGTCGTGCTCGCCGGGTTCGCGATGGGCGGGCTGTGGGGCTACCAGGGCGGCGTGATCCTGGTGCAGGGCTCCACGTTCAGCAACAACCTCACGCAGTACGACGACTTCAAGCCCGGCACCCTGTTCACCGGCGACCAGCTCGACAACTTCCGCTTCCGCGTCGACGACTTCCGTGTCGAGTGGCTCGACGAGGGGCCCCGTGCCGGGCAGGCCCGCAAGTTCGAGGCCGACCTCGCCTACCGGGCCGGCGACGCGGAGGAGAAGGACTACACGCTGCGGGTCAACCACCCGCTCGACATCGACGGCACCCAGGTCTTCCTGATCGGCCACGGCTACGCCCCGGTGATCACGGTGCGCGACGGCAACGGCGACGTGGTCACCACCGGACCCACCGTCTTCCTGCCGCAGGACGCCAGCTTCCTGTCCTTCGGCGTGGTCAAGGCCCCGTGGGCCAAGCCCGGGCCGATCGGCCTGGAGGGGCTGTTCTACCCGACCTTCGAGATGGTCGACGGCAACCCCGTGACCGTGTTCGGCGACGACCTGCTGCCGACGCTGTCGATGCTCGCCTTCACCGGCGACCTCGGGCTCGACGACGGCCGCTCGCAGTCGGTCTACGTGCTCGACAAGTCGAACGCCACCGCGGTGGAGGGCGAGGACGGCAAGCCGTTCCGCGTCGACCTGCAGCCCGGCGACACCGTCGAGCTGCCCGACGGGCTCGGCTCGGTCACCTTCGAGCGGGTGGAGCCCTGGATCCGGGTGCAGATCAGCCAGACGCCCGGCAAGGAGGTCGCCCTCATCGGCGTGGTGATCGCGCTGGTCGGGCTGTGCGTCTCCCTCTTCTGGCGTCCGCGCCGGGTGTGGGTGCGTGCGGTCCCGGACCCCGCAGGTGGCCCCGCAGGTGGCCCGGCCGGCGGCCCCGACGGTGCCGCGGACGGCGCGGAAGACACAATGGACGGCAACGGCGGCACTCGGGTCGAGGTCGCCGTACTCGATCGCTCGGGCAACGGTGAGATGGACGAGGTCCTCTCCGGCTTGCTGAAGCAGCTGCAGGAGGCACCGAAGTGA